AAGCTTATCAGTTGGCCGAGAGTACGAATGAAAATCAACAAGTACTTCAAGCTTCACAGGTGATGACTACGCCAGTGGTCACACTTTTTGTGCAAGAAACAGCATCGAAAGCATTAGATATTTTAGGGAAGGGCGACTTTCGGCATATTCCCGTACTGTCTGAGCAACAATCGTTGATTGGTATGGTTTCGGATCGTGATATCTATCGCTGTATGTGTGGTACGAGTATGGGCTGTATGCATTGTGCTGAAGATAAACAAAGTGTGTTGATAGAGCAGGTGATGAAGGATGAGGTGTTAACAGCCAGTGTCGATACGGATGCACGGTATATTGCTCGCTTATTTGTAGAGCAACGTGTTGGTGCTATGCCTATTGTTGAAGAGGATAAACTTGTAGGTATTGTCACCCGCAGTGATATTCTAAAAGCTGTGATGCTGAATCTTCACTTGGATGTTTGGAAGTAAGTAACAAGAAAATATGATGGTTAAAAAAGGAGATGAGATGTATCAATTGAAGAGGTTTAAGCTTATATTAGGTCTACTGGTTGCCCCTGTACTTATTATTGGCGGTTTAACGGTTGA
This genomic stretch from Ghiorsea bivora harbors:
- a CDS encoding CBS domain-containing protein — translated: MLPEFRIFGPGISNPVPLEQLFARKRVEKVSKGQKTNTIKEEKSHDDSGLTYQAKSLKAYQLAESTNENQQVLQASQVMTTPVVTLFVQETASKALDILGKGDFRHIPVLSEQQSLIGMVSDRDIYRCMCGTSMGCMHCAEDKQSVLIEQVMKDEVLTASVDTDARYIARLFVEQRVGAMPIVEEDKLVGIVTRSDILKAVMLNLHLDVWK